Proteins from a single region of Chryseomicrobium sp. FSL W7-1435:
- a CDS encoding (Fe-S)-binding protein has protein sequence MVNVLEQRMQQSFVDHVDENLLMDCMRCGFCLPACPTYLITGQDEVHSPRGRIALMKAVRDGEVKWDGSVEEAFDVCLGCRACEPACPAGVQYGTLLEETRYAIQEAKPTSLKEKLIRKVAFDGLFANQQIMQGTVKLIQFYQASGIQKVTRKVGFMELFPDSLRDMETVLPKIVSKKTRQPQEKKQLRVAFFTGCLMETMFQQTNQRTIELLEYLGAEVIIPGGQACCGALHGHSGELPKAKRNAVQNVNAFHHEDFDFIVQNAGGCGAFLSEYGKLLGSVEAQRFSEQLTDISSLLVKLGLTEKIAQLPKKTEGVVTYQDSCHLRNVNKVWVEPRALLQATPGWEFKEMPNAAGCCGSAGIYNLLQPVVAGQILEQKMKGVKAVTPARVVTSNPGCLLQMKVGIEREGLGASMQAVHIVDFIYETIF, from the coding sequence ATGGTTAATGTTCTCGAACAGCGAATGCAGCAGAGCTTTGTTGACCATGTAGATGAAAATTTACTGATGGATTGCATGAGGTGTGGCTTCTGCTTACCAGCATGTCCCACTTATCTGATCACAGGGCAAGATGAAGTCCACTCGCCAAGAGGACGTATCGCACTAATGAAAGCGGTCAGGGATGGTGAAGTGAAATGGGATGGTTCTGTTGAAGAAGCTTTTGACGTCTGTCTAGGTTGCCGTGCTTGTGAACCCGCCTGTCCAGCAGGTGTGCAGTACGGAACACTTTTAGAAGAGACTCGCTACGCGATTCAAGAAGCCAAACCTACATCATTAAAAGAAAAATTGATTCGAAAAGTTGCGTTTGATGGGTTGTTTGCTAATCAGCAAATTATGCAAGGCACAGTGAAATTGATCCAATTTTATCAAGCTTCCGGAATTCAAAAGGTGACTCGAAAAGTAGGCTTTATGGAATTGTTTCCAGACTCCCTTCGAGACATGGAGACCGTATTACCAAAGATCGTATCCAAAAAAACTCGGCAGCCACAAGAGAAAAAACAACTGCGAGTCGCATTTTTTACTGGCTGTCTAATGGAAACGATGTTTCAACAAACCAATCAACGAACGATTGAATTGCTCGAGTACCTCGGGGCAGAAGTCATTATTCCTGGAGGCCAAGCGTGTTGCGGTGCTCTTCATGGACACAGTGGGGAATTGCCAAAAGCTAAGCGAAACGCTGTTCAAAATGTGAACGCTTTTCATCATGAAGACTTTGATTTCATCGTTCAAAATGCAGGAGGGTGCGGCGCATTTTTAAGTGAGTATGGCAAATTGCTTGGATCTGTTGAAGCTCAGCGCTTTAGTGAACAACTTACTGATATTTCTTCCTTGTTGGTAAAGCTTGGATTAACAGAAAAAATCGCGCAATTGCCAAAAAAAACAGAAGGTGTTGTGACATATCAAGATTCTTGCCATTTGCGCAATGTAAATAAAGTTTGGGTGGAACCTCGAGCCCTATTACAAGCTACACCAGGTTGGGAATTTAAAGAAATGCCAAACGCAGCAGGGTGTTGCGGATCTGCGGGAATTTATAATTTATTACAACCAGTAGTAGCTGGTCAGATTCTTGAACAAAAAATGAAAGGGGTGAAGGCTGTTACACCAGCACGAGTTGTAACTTCAAATCCAGGGTGTCTTCTTCAAATGAAAGTTGGTATTGAACGCGAGGGTCTCGGAGCAAGTATGCAGGCGGTACATATCGTCGACTTTATCTATGAAACGATTTTCTAA
- a CDS encoding CapA family protein, with amino-acid sequence MKWVSWAAWASLLIVITSIGYSTAYQYIQQMLQPSTTYDFKFETTTRIAQTYELPVRKVTIGMAGDVLLHQGLNNYDDYRPSIEGVREMTNELDFFLINLESLAAGESFELSGYPNFNSTDAVLDGLVDLGSDLVMVSNNHTLDKRPAGLRASLANLAARNLPYVGAYTSQQDANTKRIFTLDSLKIGVVSYTYGLNGHRIPTDQPYLVDVIDVATIQKDISELKAEVDVVIALMHWGTEYELQANEEQRYLATIAHKAGADIIFGGHPHVLQPYELLETDDQQTHVFYSLGNFFSGQTIENTNYGGIAVMTLTTDGQDVLTAEPSFFPTEVTATPERVVVNPMKETAASYWVNHIGVSMYE; translated from the coding sequence ATGAAATGGGTCTCTTGGGCTGCATGGGCTAGCTTACTCATCGTTATCACTTCTATCGGTTACTCCACGGCTTATCAATATATCCAACAGATGCTTCAACCTTCCACTACCTACGATTTCAAATTTGAAACAACAACTCGTATTGCTCAGACCTATGAACTCCCTGTTCGAAAAGTAACGATTGGCATGGCAGGAGATGTCCTTCTCCATCAAGGGCTGAACAACTATGACGATTACCGCCCTTCTATTGAAGGTGTGAGAGAGATGACCAATGAGCTTGATTTCTTCTTGATTAATCTAGAATCTTTAGCTGCTGGTGAATCCTTCGAGCTTTCTGGCTATCCTAATTTCAATAGCACCGATGCCGTTCTAGATGGACTTGTGGATCTTGGTTCTGATTTAGTCATGGTTTCAAATAATCATACACTCGATAAACGACCAGCCGGACTTCGGGCGTCTCTAGCCAACTTGGCCGCCAGAAACTTACCCTACGTAGGTGCCTATACTTCCCAACAAGATGCCAACACAAAGCGAATCTTCACGCTCGACTCTTTAAAAATTGGTGTTGTTTCTTATACGTACGGGCTAAATGGCCATAGAATTCCAACCGATCAACCGTATTTAGTCGATGTCATCGATGTCGCCACCATCCAAAAAGATATTTCCGAACTCAAAGCAGAAGTCGATGTGGTCATTGCTTTGATGCACTGGGGCACAGAGTATGAACTGCAGGCAAATGAGGAACAACGCTATCTTGCGACAATTGCTCATAAGGCCGGGGCCGACATCATTTTTGGTGGGCATCCTCACGTCTTGCAGCCTTATGAACTACTAGAAACAGATGACCAGCAAACACATGTCTTTTACTCGTTGGGTAACTTCTTTAGTGGCCAAACGATTGAGAATACAAATTATGGCGGTATTGCTGTCATGACTCTGACGACAGATGGGCAAGACGTGTTAACTGCTGAGCCATCTTTCTTTCCTACTGAAGTAACGGCTACCCCCGAGCGTGTGGTTGTGAATCCTATGAAAGAAACGGCAGCATCTTATTGGGTCAATCATATTGGTGTTTCTATGTATGAATAA
- a CDS encoding sugar diacid recognition domain-containing protein: protein MFDLSVVGHDIVHELSELMEQHVVVTDRSGFVIASTNPERINTFHEGAAIAMRQKEQFYITEQLSKELKGVRPGIVMPILIMNEAIGVIGITGLPETIERYAKLVRKVVELFVTDFLSRQEKERTTREIEYFIADYLLGEYTVTEALQRARILDFPLNKFYQVAILQGTSFLGQETVDRILSMQTLHPELAIVRSGMGQLILFLPKIDKTKLLEGLQQIQSKLMKQLGDYQPIGIGRCGDLRESYQQAKTAVKISDRQQRVVFEENLKLELLYYQLPEDGIQTFLERTISPICKDHELMETLQAYFETNGSLQDVADELFVHKNTLKYRLAKIENLLGIHFSNRADLAEVYTAYRLYARK, encoded by the coding sequence ATGTTTGATTTGTCGGTTGTTGGTCATGACATTGTCCATGAATTATCTGAACTAATGGAGCAGCACGTCGTCGTGACAGATCGATCAGGCTTTGTGATTGCCAGTACCAATCCCGAAAGAATCAATACATTTCATGAAGGCGCCGCCATTGCCATGAGACAAAAAGAACAATTTTATATCACTGAGCAACTGAGTAAAGAGTTAAAAGGCGTTCGTCCTGGAATAGTTATGCCTATTTTAATTATGAATGAAGCAATCGGCGTTATCGGTATTACAGGATTACCTGAAACCATTGAGCGCTATGCAAAACTAGTACGTAAGGTCGTTGAGCTATTTGTTACGGACTTCCTATCACGCCAAGAAAAAGAACGAACAACGCGTGAAATCGAATATTTCATAGCCGACTATTTACTAGGGGAGTATACCGTCACGGAAGCTCTTCAACGTGCCCGAATTCTTGATTTTCCATTAAACAAGTTTTACCAAGTAGCAATTTTACAGGGGACTAGTTTTCTAGGTCAAGAAACGGTGGATCGCATACTCAGTATGCAAACACTTCATCCGGAACTCGCTATAGTGAGAAGCGGGATGGGACAACTCATTTTGTTCTTACCAAAAATAGATAAAACCAAGCTCCTAGAAGGGTTGCAACAAATCCAATCCAAACTGATGAAACAGCTTGGAGATTACCAGCCCATTGGCATTGGTCGATGTGGTGATTTGCGAGAGTCTTATCAACAAGCGAAAACAGCCGTGAAAATTTCAGACAGGCAGCAGCGTGTTGTCTTTGAAGAAAATCTAAAGTTGGAACTCTTGTATTACCAACTACCAGAGGATGGTATTCAAACTTTTTTAGAACGAACAATCTCTCCAATCTGCAAAGACCATGAATTGATGGAAACGTTGCAAGCTTATTTTGAAACGAATGGCAGTTTACAAGATGTTGCAGATGAACTTTTCGTTCATAAAAACACATTGAAATACCGATTAGCTAAAATCGAAAATCTTCTAGGGATTCATTTTTCAAATCGAGCTGATCTTGCAGAAGTGTATACAGCCTATCGCTTATATGCACGAAAATAG
- a CDS encoding GNAT family N-acetyltransferase produces the protein MIHFTELTTRDQLEAMQELERVIWNMAPIPLHQTMTSIKHGGLIIGAYEGQQLIGFSYGFPGYQSGQSYLCSHMLGIHPDYRSQKIGEKLKLEQQKRALEKGYSHMVWTYDPLESRNGYLNLSKLQAVTFTYLENCYGEMQDGLNAGLPSDRFEVYWPTDAERTLVDSPAPKKLAEIEWQDGLPVLCKIQSVSNEASYHVPIPKDFQKIKQQNPDLAVDWRLQSRAIFQNLMKYDYCAVELVQGEQYNHYVFIKKSHVLFGGNSL, from the coding sequence GTGATTCATTTTACGGAACTAACGACTCGAGACCAACTAGAAGCGATGCAGGAATTGGAGCGTGTCATATGGAATATGGCTCCGATTCCGCTGCATCAAACGATGACATCCATTAAGCATGGAGGATTGATTATTGGCGCTTATGAGGGACAGCAATTGATAGGGTTTAGCTACGGTTTTCCGGGCTATCAGTCAGGTCAAAGTTATCTGTGTTCGCATATGCTCGGTATTCATCCAGACTACCGCTCTCAAAAAATAGGTGAAAAGCTTAAGCTAGAACAGCAGAAACGTGCTCTTGAAAAAGGCTACTCCCATATGGTTTGGACCTATGATCCATTAGAGTCTCGAAACGGCTATCTAAACCTTAGCAAGTTACAAGCGGTTACATTTACATATCTAGAAAACTGTTACGGGGAGATGCAGGACGGTCTCAATGCAGGACTTCCATCCGACCGTTTTGAGGTCTACTGGCCAACTGATGCTGAGCGGACTCTGGTAGACTCCCCAGCGCCTAAAAAACTTGCAGAGATTGAGTGGCAAGATGGGCTTCCCGTGTTATGCAAAATTCAATCTGTTTCTAATGAAGCCAGCTATCATGTCCCGATTCCAAAAGACTTTCAAAAGATCAAACAGCAAAATCCTGATTTGGCTGTAGATTGGCGACTCCAATCACGAGCTATCTTTCAAAATCTCATGAAATATGACTATTGCGCGGTAGAGCTCGTTCAAGGTGAACAGTACAACCACTATGTATTTATAAAAAAATCGCACGTTTTATTTGGAGGGAACTCGCTATGA
- the menC gene encoding o-succinylbenzoate synthase gives MKIVQVTLRHLQMEMKSPFTTSFGTFQTKEFILLEAVDEQGTIGYGESVAFSAPWYNEETMKTNWHMLEDFLIPLILGKDLQHPDEVSEVFAPIRKNNMAKSTIEGAVWDIYAQQTNQSLAQALGGNKTAIDVGISIGIQNSVEELVEVVRGYVEEGYKRIKVKIKPGWDVVVMRTLREAFPTVAIMADANSAYSLKDVELLQQLDQFDLTMIEQPLASDDIVDHASLQKQLSTAICLDESIHSLEDARKAVELGSTQIINIKIGRVGGLTEAKKIHDYCMEKGIPVWCGGMLEAGIGRAHNVALTTLPNFSLPGDTAGSSRYWEKDIISPEVVVEDGVIHVPQQAGIGYELNIEAVEEYTVMKKTYNLE, from the coding sequence ATGAAAATTGTACAAGTAACGTTACGCCATCTACAAATGGAGATGAAAAGTCCGTTCACCACGAGCTTTGGAACCTTTCAGACGAAAGAGTTTATTCTATTGGAGGCGGTGGATGAACAGGGAACTATTGGGTACGGAGAATCTGTGGCTTTCTCAGCTCCTTGGTACAACGAAGAAACTATGAAGACCAACTGGCATATGCTTGAAGACTTTTTGATTCCTCTGATTCTAGGCAAAGACTTGCAGCACCCAGATGAAGTGAGTGAAGTATTTGCACCAATTCGTAAAAACAATATGGCTAAATCAACGATTGAAGGGGCTGTTTGGGACATTTACGCTCAACAGACCAATCAATCTTTAGCCCAAGCTTTAGGTGGAAATAAAACGGCTATTGATGTAGGTATCAGTATCGGTATCCAAAATTCAGTGGAAGAATTAGTGGAAGTAGTTCGTGGTTACGTGGAGGAAGGGTACAAGCGTATCAAAGTAAAAATTAAGCCAGGCTGGGATGTGGTAGTTATGCGTACTTTACGCGAAGCATTTCCAACTGTCGCAATTATGGCAGATGCCAATTCCGCCTATTCCCTTAAAGATGTTGAGTTGCTTCAACAGCTAGATCAATTTGATCTAACCATGATTGAACAGCCACTCGCATCAGATGATATTGTTGATCACGCTTCCTTACAGAAACAACTGTCGACGGCTATTTGCCTGGATGAAAGTATCCACTCTCTAGAAGATGCTCGCAAAGCAGTGGAACTCGGTTCGACTCAAATCATCAATATTAAAATAGGGCGTGTTGGAGGACTGACAGAAGCTAAGAAAATCCATGATTATTGCATGGAAAAGGGTATTCCAGTTTGGTGTGGCGGTATGTTAGAAGCGGGGATTGGGCGGGCACACAATGTGGCACTAACGACATTGCCAAACTTTAGTTTGCCAGGAGATACAGCGGGTTCGTCACGCTACTGGGAAAAAGACATTATTTCACCAGAAGTCGTAGTAGAAGATGGAGTCATTCACGTACCTCAACAGGCAGGTATCGGCTACGAACTAAATATAGAAGCCGTGGAAGAATACACAGTCATGAAGAAAACATACAACTTAGAGTAA
- a CDS encoding FAD-linked oxidase C-terminal domain-containing protein, producing the protein MEWITQLQQIVGKDHVKQSRAQLAAYSFDATAGFQAMPDAVVSPESTEQIAAIMNVCRTYKVPLVPRGSGTNLAAGTVPSQGGIVLLFNRMNQIIELDEDNLCVTVQPGVITLDLATYVESHQLFYPPDPSSMKISTIGGNVSENSGGLRGLKYGVTKDYVMALTTVLPNGTILKTGGKLAKDVAGYDMQSLLVGSEGTLGVVTEITLKLIPLPKAQKTGIAYFTSLEAAGKTVSEIIAAKIIPATLEFMDRGTMDAVEQFMNLGLPQDAEAMLLMEQDGDEEAVTRDVEQMIALAIKNGATHTAVASSAEEALRLKAGRRAALSALSRKRPTTILEDATVPRSELAKMVRAIEEIAIRNQVEIHTFGHAGDGNLHPTCLTDSRDVEEMKRVEQAFAEIFEVAISLGGTITGEHGVGEMKSPYLEWKIGAEGIDLMRTLKQAIDPDNICNPGKMFAKSTKPRVVLHYG; encoded by the coding sequence GTGGAATGGATCACCCAATTACAACAAATTGTTGGCAAAGACCATGTTAAACAATCACGTGCCCAACTCGCGGCTTACAGCTTTGACGCCACTGCTGGTTTTCAAGCTATGCCTGACGCAGTTGTGTCACCTGAAAGCACTGAACAAATTGCGGCCATTATGAATGTTTGCCGAACCTATAAAGTTCCACTAGTACCCAGAGGGTCTGGAACAAATCTCGCAGCGGGCACTGTTCCTTCACAAGGTGGAATTGTCCTTTTGTTTAATCGAATGAATCAAATCATAGAGCTGGATGAAGACAATCTTTGTGTGACTGTTCAACCAGGGGTCATCACGTTAGACCTCGCTACATATGTTGAGAGCCACCAACTATTCTATCCACCAGATCCGAGCAGTATGAAAATTTCTACGATAGGTGGCAATGTGAGTGAAAACTCCGGCGGGTTAAGAGGATTGAAGTATGGTGTCACCAAAGACTACGTCATGGCACTTACCACGGTGTTACCGAATGGCACCATTCTCAAAACAGGAGGCAAGCTTGCCAAAGATGTGGCTGGTTACGATATGCAATCCCTTTTGGTAGGATCAGAAGGCACATTAGGTGTCGTCACTGAAATCACACTAAAATTAATCCCACTTCCAAAAGCCCAAAAAACAGGTATCGCCTACTTTACTTCTTTGGAAGCTGCTGGCAAGACTGTTTCAGAAATCATTGCAGCTAAGATTATTCCAGCAACGCTTGAGTTTATGGACCGCGGGACGATGGACGCCGTAGAGCAATTCATGAATCTTGGCTTACCACAAGATGCCGAGGCCATGTTGTTGATGGAACAGGATGGAGACGAGGAAGCTGTTACAAGAGATGTAGAACAAATGATAGCTCTCGCTATAAAAAATGGGGCGACGCACACAGCGGTAGCTAGTTCTGCTGAAGAAGCCCTTCGGTTAAAAGCGGGCAGACGAGCAGCACTGTCTGCGTTATCTCGCAAACGGCCAACTACAATATTAGAGGATGCTACTGTGCCTCGTTCTGAACTTGCAAAAATGGTACGAGCTATAGAAGAGATAGCTATTCGCAATCAAGTCGAAATTCATACATTTGGGCATGCTGGAGATGGTAATTTGCATCCCACCTGCTTAACTGACAGTCGTGATGTGGAAGAGATGAAGCGAGTAGAACAAGCTTTTGCAGAAATATTTGAAGTGGCCATCTCACTTGGAGGCACAATCACAGGTGAACATGGAGTGGGAGAGATGAAGTCTCCCTACTTAGAATGGAAAATTGGGGCAGAGGGCATTGACTTGATGCGAACGCTCAAGCAAGCCATCGATCCAGACAACATCTGCAATCCAGGAAAGATGTTTGCAAAATCTACAAAGCCTCGGGTGGTGCTTCACTATGGTTAA
- a CDS encoding PH domain-containing protein, whose amino-acid sequence MLKKFASDALGISDIGKIIDPQDYDKTQSDDYVRHEDQEEIYFLIKTKSDEYCFTNLALIHVDGESAISSKRLLKRYSYHRHPISNVMLETAGTVDLDVEIKFQMGTVAFDIDVDKKQLERLKDLYKSLLYIAEEVYENESYLDMSRKSVDLAASVLHNTRPAESQLSEDFARVNEYAFNWMKQNKETYVRKDFGEVFKKYILN is encoded by the coding sequence ATGTTAAAGAAATTTGCATCCGACGCGCTGGGAATCTCAGATATCGGCAAGATTATTGACCCACAAGATTACGACAAAACGCAATCAGATGATTATGTTCGTCATGAAGACCAAGAAGAGATTTATTTCTTGATCAAAACAAAGAGTGATGAATATTGCTTCACGAATTTGGCTTTGATTCATGTGGATGGAGAGAGTGCCATCTCCTCGAAGCGTTTACTGAAGCGGTACTCGTACCATCGTCATCCTATTTCAAATGTCATGCTTGAAACGGCTGGAACTGTAGATTTAGATGTAGAAATCAAATTCCAAATGGGCACTGTTGCCTTCGACATTGACGTTGATAAAAAACAGCTAGAGCGTCTAAAAGATCTTTATAAATCATTGTTGTACATTGCTGAAGAAGTGTATGAAAACGAAAGTTACTTGGATATGAGTCGAAAGAGTGTCGATTTGGCAGCTAGCGTTCTGCACAATACACGCCCTGCAGAAAGTCAGTTGTCTGAAGACTTTGCGCGGGTAAATGAATATGCGTTTAACTGGATGAAGCAAAACAAAGAGACATACGTGCGCAAGGATTTCGGCGAAGTCTTTAAGAAATACATTTTAAATTAA
- the queF gene encoding preQ(1) synthase, with product MSGRTQQQGLDELTLLGNQGTKYPQDYAPEVLEAVDSLHSNRDYFVKFNAPEFTSLCPITGQPDFATMYISYIPDQKIVESKSLKLYLFSFRNHGDFHEDCVNIIMNDLIKLLNPRYIEVWGKFTPRGGISIDPWCNYGRPGTKYEEMAFHRLMNHDLYPEKVDNR from the coding sequence ATGTCAGGAAGAACACAGCAACAAGGATTAGATGAGCTAACATTGCTTGGCAACCAAGGAACCAAATATCCACAGGATTATGCTCCAGAAGTATTAGAGGCAGTCGATAGCCTTCACTCAAACCGCGATTATTTTGTGAAATTCAACGCACCAGAATTCACAAGTCTTTGTCCAATAACAGGACAGCCTGATTTTGCGACGATGTACATCTCGTATATTCCGGATCAAAAGATAGTGGAAAGTAAATCTTTAAAGCTCTATTTATTCAGCTTCCGTAATCATGGGGATTTCCATGAAGATTGCGTAAACATCATCATGAATGATCTGATCAAGCTTTTAAATCCTCGTTATATTGAAGTGTGGGGTAAGTTTACACCACGCGGGGGAATTTCTATTGACCCTTGGTGCAACTATGGTCGTCCAGGAACAAAATATGAGGAGATGGCATTCCATCGCTTGATGAATCATGACCTTTATCCTGAAAAAGTAGATAACCGATAA
- a CDS encoding queuosine precursor transporter — MLLYLNGLFVGLLILANIVAVKLFSIGEFAILPAAVVIYIFTYPIIDVIVEVYGKEQAKQTVRAGLVTQVAALLFIAITVALPSASFWDGQASFETILNGSMRIIIASLISYFISQNLDVFVFDKLKKKHGNKKLWLRNNASTMASQLVDTTIFITIAFAGTVPFAVLLGMIATQYVVKFFASIATTPLVYGAVYGIRKGQKTASPQPV, encoded by the coding sequence TTGTTACTTTATTTAAATGGTTTGTTTGTAGGTTTATTAATTCTCGCTAACATTGTTGCCGTCAAATTATTCTCCATTGGTGAATTTGCAATTTTGCCAGCCGCAGTTGTCATTTACATTTTTACGTATCCCATCATTGATGTGATTGTTGAAGTCTACGGTAAAGAACAAGCAAAACAAACCGTGCGAGCAGGTCTTGTCACACAAGTAGCAGCATTACTATTCATTGCTATCACGGTGGCATTACCTTCCGCTTCGTTTTGGGATGGCCAAGCCTCATTTGAGACAATTTTAAATGGTAGTATGCGAATTATCATCGCCAGCTTGATTTCTTATTTCATTAGTCAAAATCTAGATGTATTTGTTTTCGACAAATTAAAGAAAAAGCATGGCAACAAAAAACTATGGCTACGAAATAACGCTTCTACAATGGCTAGTCAGTTAGTAGATACAACCATTTTTATCACAATCGCATTTGCAGGCACCGTGCCATTCGCTGTTTTACTAGGAATGATTGCCACGCAATATGTGGTCAAATTCTTTGCTTCCATTGCAACCACACCACTTGTTTACGGTGCAGTATATGGTATTCGAAAAGGGCAAAAAACTGCTTCACCGCAACCCGTTTAA
- a CDS encoding M20 peptidase aminoacylase family protein — protein MELKSMVPPLSETLSRHYNHLHANPEVSWSEHETTQYLVQELKALGLSPQRFEDMTGLYVDIGKGTPRVGLRADIDALWQEVDGEFQANHSCGHDGHMTMALGAAQILSAKADRLPGAVRVVFQPAEEKGNGALALLEKGVIDPLSYLFGVHVRPLIELPEGIHSPALHHGAARMIRGTITGVEAHGARPEEGINAIEAASALVDALKRIWIQPGKSGSIKMTQIQAGGTAVNIIPGTATFSLDCRAQQNETMDLLMAGLDKAIASVQALYGVTIDFHIGAAIVAAQVDAEAADLMKQAITQVVGEQRCGAEIVSPGGEDFHYFTFHKPKLKTTMLGLGCGVTPGLHHPKMTFTSSYLEDGAFILARAAQLALEKLEEEAK, from the coding sequence ATGGAGTTGAAAAGTATGGTGCCCCCGTTATCAGAAACGTTAAGTCGTCACTATAATCATTTGCACGCCAATCCTGAAGTCAGTTGGTCTGAACATGAAACAACACAATACTTAGTTCAGGAGCTAAAAGCGCTTGGCCTATCGCCGCAACGCTTTGAAGACATGACAGGACTGTATGTTGATATAGGAAAAGGGACGCCTCGAGTTGGGCTAAGAGCAGATATTGATGCCTTGTGGCAAGAAGTGGACGGCGAATTTCAAGCGAATCACTCCTGTGGTCATGATGGCCATATGACAATGGCTTTAGGGGCTGCGCAAATCTTGTCAGCAAAAGCAGATCGCCTTCCAGGAGCAGTTCGAGTAGTATTTCAACCGGCTGAAGAAAAGGGGAACGGAGCGCTTGCCCTCTTAGAAAAAGGCGTGATCGACCCGCTCAGTTATTTGTTTGGTGTCCATGTTCGCCCCCTCATTGAATTGCCGGAAGGAATTCACAGTCCCGCTTTGCATCACGGAGCGGCTCGAATGATTCGCGGCACTATCACTGGAGTTGAAGCCCATGGGGCACGTCCTGAAGAAGGCATCAATGCCATTGAAGCGGCATCGGCACTTGTTGATGCGTTGAAACGCATTTGGATCCAACCCGGAAAATCTGGCTCGATTAAGATGACCCAAATTCAAGCTGGGGGAACAGCCGTCAACATCATTCCAGGAACCGCAACCTTTTCTCTTGACTGCCGGGCTCAACAAAATGAAACGATGGATTTGTTAATGGCCGGTTTAGATAAAGCAATTGCTTCTGTTCAAGCTCTTTATGGAGTGACCATCGATTTTCATATAGGGGCTGCAATCGTTGCCGCGCAAGTAGACGCAGAGGCCGCAGATTTAATGAAACAAGCAATCACACAAGTTGTTGGGGAACAACGCTGTGGTGCAGAAATCGTTTCTCCAGGTGGGGAGGACTTCCATTACTTCACGTTCCACAAACCTAAGTTAAAGACAACTATGTTAGGTCTAGGATGTGGGGTGACCCCAGGACTTCATCATCCGAAAATGACATTTACTTCTTCTTATCTTGAAGATGGAGCTTTTATATTGGCTCGAGCAGCCCAGCTTGCACTGGAAAAGCTTGAGGAGGAAGCCAAGTGA